Within the Portunus trituberculatus isolate SZX2019 chromosome 26, ASM1759143v1, whole genome shotgun sequence genome, the region GTTAGGAACAATTATGAACGTTTTAGAACGTCATTAACACTATTAGGAACATTTTTATGAACGTTAGGTTAAACATTTTAAACGTTAGGTTAAAGGTTAAGGACATTTAACACTATTAAATCATTAGGAACGTTAGGTTATGAATTTTTAGGAACATTATTAGGAACGTTTTGGAACATTTTATGAACGTTTTAGAGACGTCAGGTTAGGGACACATTTAGGAACATTTTATGAACGGTTTTAGGAACATTAGGTTGGAACGTTTTACTATTAGAGAACATTCACTATTAACGTTGGTTGGTTTTATGAACGTTATTAACCATTAACAATAGGTTAGGAAGGTTAGTTAGGAACGTCAGGTTATGAACGTTGTTAGGAACATTTTATGAACGTTGGTAAGTTTAAGAAGGATAGGTTAAGTTGGTAAAGTTAGgaagtttttattgtttttaaaccaccaccacactactactactactactacttactactactactaccagtacggCGTCAGATGCAGCTGGTTGACGTTGGAAAAGGGTCGTAAGTCAAACATTAAAGTCACCATTTAATTGACAGTCAAAAAGGCGCCAAAGTTTGCGTCTTTTGAACAAAGGATCCTGCTCTTGATCTTTGCTGCTgttgtcctggtggtggtggttttttttgttgttgttgttgttgttcgcttAGACCttttttggggagagagagagagagaggagagagagagagagagagagagacattataaTACCAACGAAATAGTAATGagacttgtttctctctctctcttttttgacaattgaatgaagagaagatagagaagacaaACAGTCATTAATGTCAAACCCCAACTGGAATAGtagtatttagtagtagtagttgtagtatagagagagagagagaacacacattCAAGTTTTGGTAAATTTAACCACATTTCACATTTAACCCTCTCATTGTCCTTTTTTTTGCTGTGGCTTTGTGTGGCTTTTGCCTTTTGGTTGCATTATCAAAGGCTTTGGGAACACGATTTAAAGGGttaaatttaaaattttttttaaccccttcattactgggacacatttttaccttgagttttgtgtaccattagaccattttattgacattagaaggggTTACAAAGATTAATtaaacagtcttcactattttaaccccttcagtactgggacacattttaccttgagatttgtgtaccattagaccattttattgacattaggaagggtgtatggagggcagaagattaatggccacagtcttcactattttcccttcagtactgggacatttttttaccttgaaatttgtgtaccattagaccattttattgacattaggaagggtgtatggagggcagaagattaatggccacagtcttcactattttaaccccttcagtactgggacacatttttaccttgagatttgtgtaccattagaccattttattcagattaggaaggcagaagattaatggccacagtcttcactattttaacccgttcagtactgggatacatttttaccttgagtttgtgtaccattttttattgacattaggaaggggtgtatggagggcagaagattaatggccacagtcttcactatttcaattaagttttgtgtaccattagaccattttattgacattaggaagggtctatggagggcagaagattaatagccacaatcttcaccattttaatcccccacatgagtttctgaagctgtacaaaatcaccaaatagtcaccagaatgaatagggaaacatgTCATGCTAACTGAGAATGTATGAACTCTTCGCCATTATTCTGGGCCTTGGAAACCCGCAGATTTGGGCCGGAAACGTGGTTTAAAGAGGGTTTCTTAATATTAGAAATCTTCTCCACTATTGGAAGGGTTAAGTTTAATGGCAAGGGGGTTTAACCCTTTTTAAGTTTTGCAAGGGTAAATAAACTCCTTTAATTTTTACTAAttaaatacaactactactactactactactactattactactacttaaaattaacaacaactactacttaaATACACAACCTTActattacagctactactactactactactacattactattactaatactaacaaacaaaacaacaacaacaactactactactacttattactactactactactacttctactactactactactacacaaaacaacaacaacaactactataacaacatactactacaactattacagaacaactaccaccactactactactactacgattactattactactactacaactaaaataacaacaactactactactactattacagaacaactaccaccaccaccactactactactactactaccaccaccaccactaccactgacaTTTCAACATATCACAACCTTGCAAATATGACACAAGGACACAAAATTATAATATACTACAACTAAACAAGACTTatgcaacactctctctctctctctctgtgtgcgtgtctgtgtctgtctgtgtgcgtgtctgtgtgtatgtgtgtgtgtgtgcaaggtatatatataaattaactCTTTTAATAGCAGTGTTTATGAGGTAAATTCCTACACACACTTCATAAACTTTCGTTCAGATGCATTTTTCCCGCGTCTTCCTCGTTACTGGATTGAGCAAAACGTAAATTATCGACATATTGTagccataacaacaacaacaagataatgaatgaaaaataataaaaaaggagaaaagtaagatacaaatgatgaagaaggaaatagaggaaaaaaaaggaaattagagaaagaatTTGAAAACAGAACATCGTGCATTATCGTACATATTGtagcaagaataagaataagaacaagaacaaggagtaaaagattaaaaaagagaaaaggaagaaaagaagaaaaataaagacagagaagagaaaaggggaaaatataagaaaaaataaaacaaaacatgatgCATTAtggaagcaacaacaaaaacaacaagaaaaataattaagaaaaggagaaatgcaagatgaaaatgaagatgaagaagaaaataaagaaaaaagaaaagaaaattagataacgAAGAATATGAAGACAAAACATCATACATTATCGTACTCTAAGGCGCCAAattgtagcagcaacaacaacaacaacaacaacaacaacaacaaggaaaataaaaagaatataaaaaaaataaaagaaaatagataagaaaaaaaaactacaaaattaagaaaacactcaaaaaacaaaaaaaaaacatacattatCGTACCTTGAgacgaaaatatataaaaaaaacgaaaaacaggctaagaaaatgaataacaaaaaacaaaacaaataaaacaaataaaaacaagaaagaaaacacaatcacacttcaaaacaaaacaaaaaacaaaaacatacattATCGTACCTTGAGGCGCCAAATCGtagcctaccaccaccaccaccccggcGCCAAACAGGGGAGGTACAATATGCGCTGACACATTCTTGTCCAGCTGTTGCCAGTAACCCCCGTGCACGTACACCAGCAGGGGGGAGtctgggggggagagagagagagagagagagagagagagagaggagagagagagagagagtgtgtgtgttcagtgttaGTTTAAGGAATTTTAatattggtagagagagagagagagagagagagagagagagagagagagagagaggagagatggtcaGTATgtgattgtattattatttttccttcctcctcctcctcctcctcctcctcctcctcctcctcctctaatccgtaatctcttctcatcttccttcactaaaccacctcctcctcctcctcctcctcctcctcctcctcctcctcctcctcctattccttactCCCAGGCAGGTCCTCCCCGAAGACATCCAACAGGGCGCGCGGACCCCGATGGTAACGCTGTTCCCGCCACGCCACCGACCCCCGCGCCACCTCGCTTCTCTGCCGCGCCTCCTCCACGTGTTTGGAGATTATAACTTCTTCCCCATGGCGCTGTGACCACCTCGACGGCGAATACTGGTGCTCTAACTcctgtaggtggaggaggaggaggaggaggaggaggaggaggaggaggaggaggaggagggaggtaggattagtagttgtaatagtaatagggaGGAGGgcggagagataaggaggaggaggaggaggaggaggaggaggaggagttgtggttttgttgttaattagtagtaaaagttagtaagtttgtagtagtagtagtagtagtagtagtagtagtagtagaggaggaggaggaggaagaagaagaagaagaagaagaagaagaagaagaagaagaagaagaagaagaaggaagaagaagaagaaagaaaagaaaagaacaaaggaggaggaggaggaaaggaggggaggaggagaaggagaagaagaagaagaagaagaagaagaagaagaagaagaagaaggaaaagacaggggaagaggaggaggtggagaagaaagaacaagaacaagaacaagaacaaaaacgacNNNNNNNNNNNNNNNNNNNNNNNNNNNNNNNNNNNNNNNNNNNNNNNNNNNNNNNNNNNNNNNNNNNNNNNNNNNNNNNNNNNNNNNNNNNNNNNNNNNNNNNNNNNNNNNNNNNNNNNNNNNNNNNNNNNNNNNNNNNNNNNNNNNNNNNNNNNNNNNNNNNNNNNNNNNNNNNNNNNNNNNNNNNNNNNNNNNNNNNNNNNNNNNNNNNNNNNNNNNNNNNNNNNNNNNNNNNNNNNNNNNNNNNNNNNNNNNNNNNNNNNNNNNNNNNNNNNNNNNNNNNNNNNNNNNNNNNNNNNNNNNNNNNNNNNNNNNNNNNNNNNNNNNNNNNNNNNNNNNNNNNNNNNNNNNNNNNNNNNNNNNNNNNNNNNNNNNNNNNNNNNNNNNNNNNNNNNNNNNNNNNNNNNNNNNNNNNNNNNNNNNNNNNNNNNNNNNNNNNNNNNNNNNNNNNNNNNNNNNNNNNNNNNNNNNNNNNNNNNNNNNNNNNNNNNNNNNNNNNNCTTTACACTTTAATCATGAACAACCTTGTCCTCAAATGTaggacaggtgtggtgtggtgtggtgtggtgtggtgtgaccgCCCTGTAAATGTTTAGTGGATTCCATTTTACTCACCGCAAGTTATCTCCAATCCTCTTTATTAAagtattccttaaaaaaaagtaattccttaaaaaaaactaattccttaaaaaaaactaattccttaaaaaaaactaattccttaaaaaaaactaattccttaaaaaaaactaattccttaaaacaactaattccttaaaacaactaattccttaaaacaactaattccttaaaacaactaattccttaaaacaactaattccttaaaacaactaattccttaaaaaaactaattccttaaaacaactaattccttaaaacaactaattccttaaaacaactaattccttaaaacaactaattccttaaaaaaaaagtaattccttaaaaaatatatatattcctcattctcttctgatAACGAACGTTCGAGTTTTGCTTGTAACACCGTTATATTACCTTTTAACACCAAGACAGAACCAGGGTTAAAAAAGAGACCCTGGACAGAACAGTTCCTGATAGCCTGTACGCCTCATGGAGGCGGTGAAACGGCCCGGCCCATACCTGTGCCGAACCACACGCCTCCTCGGTCTGCGTCATCTTCTGAAGAGAGTGAAACACATGCGCCTCCACGAAGTTGGTAATGCGCAGTTGCGCAGTTGTAGGGACGCCTGTGCCAGATTTGTGGCGGGTCGTGCTCCACCTCCTGACTGACGCCCGAGACTTGCTTGCTCCATGTTTAGGGGATGGCCGGCATGACCCGACCTTGTCCCTCGTCGTATACACCGCCCCTTGTTGTACACTCCTGCAACAAGAAAGTCACCAATCAATCAAGAAACATCTGCTGTCATTAATTCCTCTTTAATGACTAATCCAAGACCTCTGATATAGGGACAAATTGCACAGTATGATCAGAGTGACTTGCCTCAAATTCAATGCAACTGCGTATATTACTGATGGAACTAACTAGCGTATGGTGCTGCAGCCGAGATACACTAAGGGAGACCCAAGAGCCACTAAAAGCACCCTTCAGCCTTGCTATCAATGCACACCAAAGCCACGAGTTATGAGCATGTGCTGCGTTCAACAAACAGGTTACAAGTTCCCATTAATAGAACACTACGCGTTATTTTACTACGGAATGGCAACTTACAATGCATATTAAGTGTTACCAAATAACCAAATTGATATTCAGAAATACACTATAAACAAGAAATACTCTATAAACAAACCGTTCCACGAAGTGCCAAGCAACACTTCCTATCATCTGAAATACATCTCGTTCATGAGAAACGGGCAAAGGTCCTTCACTACACACGGTCacacgccaacaccaccactgtacaGTGTACAACATACCTTCCCGACATACAACAGGAACACCACCAAACCAACACCTTACAACGAGGCAGAGGCCAGACACACTTCTCGGCGCACACACGACTCACCTCCACGATGCCAACACAAGAAATCGTCCCGATGTCCCTCACTGCTAtccgcttcacctcctcctcctactgcccccccctcctcctccctcccttgtttgcAGTAAAGACACTTAATAACTAACTAGCCACTCTCGGTGACACACTTTTGTTgtactgtcctttttttttaaagcaagtctgtcctttttttcatgtgtagtgtCTGGCAACCCTGCCGTAGTCAGCCCGGCGGCCGGACAGTTTACCATGAGCCGCGCTGCCCTTGGCAGGACAAGGCCctggccgtgagggacagtgagtggtggagatgaagataccgataatagtgatatctatagtagcgaagagtatattgtgtgtgtagcctctcagtaatcagaggttaataTTAGGTGGAATAGAGACTGagactaaagaataaagaataaataggagaGTGTGTCAGCTGATAGGTACTGAGCGGAGCGGcgcgagagatagatagatagagagggtgGGACGGGGGTGGAGGCGGAGATATGAGGGACATGGGGGGGGACGGAGTGGGGACAGACGGAAGGTGTAGTGTGGGTCGCAGACCAGCTGATACGTGAGAGGCACCTGTAACTAATGACAACTAGGTATCACTTAAAAAAGGATggcagatgtcacttttgtttgaaATACTGGAAGGAAAACTGCTTCGTGAAATAGGAAGccgatatacatacatacatgcatacatacatacatgcatgccgtacatacatacataaatatatacacatatgagtatatttttaacattgttGCCAAACGCTTCCGCTCAGTGTGGTCGGAACCCATAGTGAACCAGGAATGCCATGTGTGTCCTTTTAAGGACAGCCTGTCCTTTTTTgagcctgtttgtccttaagttttcttgtaaaaaaggacagtcaaaatctgtcctttattgtcctttttcagcaatttttttttcattgttaaccacggatccggtcaaaccttcaaacacgcagtcaataaatttgtttctgcaacttcctatctttttattgttttatcatatttgttcttgtattatataaaaataaatttagCATATTATAATCTTATGATTTTTGTGTGGGATGGCAGACTGGTAATTATAATAAGTAACTGGCAGCCTAAATGTTGCTAAATTACATATAACCctgcaggttctctctctctctctctctctgctgttatacacttataaacacacacacacacacacacacacacacacacacacacacacggcccggtagctcagtggttagagcgctggtttcacaagccagaggaccggggttcgattccccggccgggtggagatatttgggtgtgtctcctttcacgtgtagcccctgttcacctagcagtgagtaggtacgggatgtaaatcgaggagttgtgaccttgttgtcccggtgtgtggtgtgtgcctggtctcagacctatcccaagatcggaaataatgagctctgagctcgttccgtagggtaacgtctggctgtctcgtcatagactgcagcagatcaaacagtgaattacacacacacacctacaggcctatccgaagatcggaaataatgagctctgagcttgttccgtagggtaacgtctggctgtctcgtctggctgtctcgtcagagactgcagcagatcaaacatacacacacacacacacacacacacacatatatatatatatatatatatatatatatatatatatatatatatatatatatatatatatgaaagaatgCACATGTttacaggcagacaaacaggcatataacagatagacaggatcatcatttcctcctcttttatcatcctcatttctcttctcttcctattcctcctttttttttctttttctcttcttccctatttcttttctcttcctcttatccttctctcttaattctttttctctttcctatcctttttcactttctcctgtccttttctccttttccctatctcttttatcttcctcctgtccttttcttttaattccttttctccttttccctatttttttttttttttttttgtctccctcttcctcctcctcctcctcctccaccaccaccaccaccaccacacacacacacaacaacacggAAGTCACAATCAAAGCACATTACATCAACAACTCTCCTTTGAGATTATAACACACCTCAAAAGTAACCCATAATAACGAGTGACTCTTTAAGGTACCACCGTCATTGCCTGCTGTCGGAACCCAGGCGGTGCAGAGGAGCTTAAAAGTGTTCAGGTAATGTGGTCTTTTGTGTCATAATATTTTGATACCTCTAGTCGTCTTGAAATTTTACTATCTGTACATAAAACATTACTTTCTTTAGATTTTATCTAATCATTTATCATTCCTCTTaatgttaatggccacagttttcaccattttaatccctacatgagagtttctgaatctgtatgtCACCAGattataagcagaatgaatgggaAATGTGTcttggtattgaagaggttaataattcAAGATAAAGTTTGATATTtgaaccaagaaaaaaatattactggtTGTTTTGTTCACCTTACCaaaccattcctcctcctcctcctcttcttgttctcttcctccttcctgctcctgcttcctctttttgcttctgttgtcttcctgtcttccctcctctcctcctctttctgttgttctcttctcttcctcttcttccacatggcttctttttctctccctgcttcattcctcttgttctcttcctcctcctcctcttgtttctccttttcttctctgatctactactactactactactaccacaccaccaccaccacctctgccccTTCACaatgagaccaccaccaccaccccttcacAATgagaccaccactactactactactactactactattactactactactaccaccaccaccacagcacacaccaggtaATCTTCTCCTTATCTTACTGAAGTGGCAAGAGAGAAGCCAAATACAGCcttacttattttattatattgaaAACTACATCAGGAAGAgacgggggaggggggagggggagctaAAGGTCAGGCCTGGGTATGGAGGGGAGGGGTCGTCTACTGGGTCAGAAAAGGTCAAATTGTTGTACTTGTGCAGAAATCGTCCACATATTAAGGTCAGCTGTAATAGTTGACccgacatgacacacacacatacagacatacatacatacggacACATTCTTTAATACTAGTACataatctattttatttatttattttgggtgttgtggtggtgctaaGGTCAAGATTAAGATTAATAGCTACTCACTCTTCTGGCCAATGGAAGGAATCGTTCAACCGAGATCATCGTAGGAAATTGTgcaggataaataaatagattaaaaacaaaacttgaatgaataaaataacaggTACTCACTCTGGCCACTGGAAGGAAGCATTCAACCGAGATCATCGTAGGAAATTGTAAAGGTAAAACATATCATAAAATCAGATAAAAATTGATCAAAAGTTaactgaataagaaaaatagatgagaaCTAAACTTaattgactaaaaaaaaaaaaagtgattgaagaaaatggaaataataataaatacataaatgaataattacTGAACgggataaaataataacaacacagcACACTTCCACTCCAGcaggaaacacaaaaataaaacatcgCTTTTgataaaacttaaaaaaaaatctttcttccAAAACTTTGCAATACAGACGTACTTAAATTACTGCCGAGAGACACGAACTCAGCCCTCCCTTCCTGGCACACTCTGCAGGACACAACACTCAAGAAACACTAGGTCGCTCTTCACaacactacaataataataataatgaaaaaaataatgatgcctTTTAAGATtttgaaagtaaaagaaattgtCAAAGCAGAATAATTTAAGtttttgatgataataataataataataatgtacgtTATTGTTTGGGGTGTTTCATACGTACACACTACAGGCCAAGGctacagacgcacacacacgcacacacgctcacacatgTACGCGCTGGTCCACTgcggaaagagaaaacgagaattgtcagaaaatgctggaaaagatgtttgtttgttgttgtcattgttataagatattgtatttgtgttgtgattctctctctctctctctctctttatatatttgtctgtaattttttttctccctttttctctctttcaaacagtcattttctccctctccctgtccactacacagccacacacacacaaactaccttctctctctctctagcaatatttctttctcttttctctccacacacaaatttctccccctctcctctctttcccacatccagaaacacctctctctctctcttcccttcggcATTCAATCCCCatctcatctatctctctctctctgacactcaaTGGACAGAGAGATCaattttcctcacacacacacgtcccccctctctctctctctctcccccgtatctctcactttctctctctgacaatgtacaaagagagagataaattttcctcactcacacacacatcccaccctctctctctctctctccactactctCCCTCCCCCGTATCTCTATCTCacatacagtctctctctctctcacagactgACCTAGCGTCCCTCAATGTAGGACGAGAGGTCGATCTCGTCGGGCAGCTCAGTAATGTTGACGTCGAAGCGTTCCTGCACCTCGTTCAGTGTCTTGGCGTCGCTCTCCTCGCTCACGAAGGTCACCGCCAGGCcctgtggggaggagggggcgtTAATAAGGGTCATAGAAGGGAGGAGGTATCATTAGGGATCAcacaggggagggagggggcatCATTAGGGGTCACACAGGGGAGGGAGTGgtcagaagggaagagagagttgGAGGATTATCTTGGGGTTAGAAAGTcacagaggggggagggaggggaagaaggggtcACGAAAGGGAGAGACATTCAGGGAGGGGtcaaagtgagagagtgacagTTTGAGGGGTCATTTTGGggtcagagagggagagaagaacagTTTGAGGGGTCACAGAGGGTCAAAGAGAggtcaggaaaggagagggacagTTTGAGGGGTCATTTTGGGGTCaacgagggagagaaggacagtTTGAGGGATCACAGTCAAAggtcaggaaaggagagggTCACTTTGGATTCAGAAAGGGTCAAAGAAGATCAAATAGACAGGAGAGGGACAGTTGGAGGGGTCAGTTTGGTGTCAGGGAAggtcaggaaggaaaggagggggacAGTTTGAGGGATCACTTTGGTGTCAGGAAAGGTCAAAGAGAGATtacaggaaaggatgaggacAGTTTGAGGAGTCAGGGAAGGTCAAAGATCAAATAGAGGTCAGGAAAGAAAGGGGACAGTTTGAAGGGTCACTTTGGGGTCAAGGAAGGTCAAAGAGGGGTCAGAATCATTAGAGGTCAGGGGGGTGGGGAGATTTAAGGGTgtcagggagaggaaggaggaactgAGGGGTTATTGAGGGTGCCAGGGACGGGGAAGGGACAGTCTGAAGGGGCAGGAGGGGGATGGGTTGAGGcatcagggagagggaggggatgaggagtgagggagttaTTAGCGAAGTTTGACAGTTtactagtggaggaggagggagaggaggaggaggaggaggaggaggaggaggaggaggaggaggaggaggagggctgggTTGGgtgagaatagaatagaaaagaagagaagaggagagacaggaaagagaaaggaggagataaaataaaaataaataaataaaataaaatgtaaggTAATCATACTTCTCTATcttacacaaacaaaacaaatatctcTAActttacatattctctctctctctctctctctctcacacccatctgtctctctttttccttcccctctctctctttctttcaacatttaccttcctctatctctcactttttctatttcagtttcctttctatctttcaatactctctctctctctcactcaaacactcactccctgtctctctttctgtctttccatctttcaaaactcattcttctttttttttttccctttcaactctctctctctctctctctcaacactcacTCCCATGTCTCTTTCAGTCCTATCTTTCAAAACTTacaccttttcttctctctctctctctctctctctaaacactcACTCCGTCTCTTCAGTCCTATCTTTCAAAACTtacaatttatctttttttccctctttctctctttcaactccttccttccccctctctctctctccctctcaccttggTACCGAAGCGTCCAGCCCGGGCCACGCGATGCAGGTAGGTGTCACTGTCCTCAGGCATGTCGTAGTTGAAGACAATGTTCACCCTCTCAATGTCCATTCCTCGGCCAAACAGGTTCGTTGCCACCAAGATGCgctgttgagtgtgtgtgtgttttagtataGTGTGTTCATtgtctgcgctctctctctctttcaaaacaccctatctctgtctctctttctcctctttctttctttactttgacattctctctctgtctttagtATAGA harbors:
- the LOC123509211 gene encoding uncharacterized protein LOC123509211 isoform X3, with translation MSGRSVQQGAVYTTRDKVGSCRPSPKHGASKSRASVRRWSTTRHKSGTGVPTTAQLRITNFVEAHVFHSLQKMTQTEEACGSAQVWAGPFHRLHEAYRLSGTVLSRVSFLTLVLSWC
- the LOC123509211 gene encoding uncharacterized protein LOC123509211 isoform X1, with the translated sequence MLYTVQWWCWRVTVCSEGPLPVSHERDVFQMIGSVAWHFVERSVQQGAVYTTRDKVGSCRPSPKHGASKSRASVRRWSTTRHKSGTGVPTTAQLRITNFVEAHVFHSLQKMTQTEEACGSAQVWAGPFHRLHEAYRLSGTVLSRVSFLTLVLSWC
- the LOC123509211 gene encoding uncharacterized protein LOC123509211 isoform X2 encodes the protein MLYTVQWWCWRVTVCSEGPLPVSHERDVFQMIGSVAWHFVERSVQQGAVYTTRDKVGSCRPSPKHGASKSRASVRRWSTTRHKSGTGVPTTAQLRITNFVEAHVFHSLQKMTQTEEACGSAQGGHTTPHHTTPHLSYI